The Streptomyces sp. NBC_01353 genome contains a region encoding:
- a CDS encoding S8 family serine peptidase, with amino-acid sequence MAKIKVLLETEASHIQPEGFGAFREAVASETSALDQALPDLDRVAGLGVEPGENFVPVPMFSTPREGGGSPEPLGSLREFAVPETNPDISPTSVVLPVEVDPTKLAELREREGVRVWASSPLHLYEDEGSPGEPDMAVEANAFDLARSRTGLDCRPFRPGATLDTIRALLGVARPWQDGFRGQNVVVGIIDEGVNGQVYPVSGGFTRPGATLQPGAAPITSHGSMCAADVLVAAPAARLYDYPFLGQPDSGGALTMFQAVLEHRRLDGTPHLTNNSYGFTGVPRRELAPGHEIWDLDHPLHRKVREVVASGAAAFFAAGNCGVQCPSGACDRSGIGPGRSVHASNSLLEVITVAAVNSQQERVGYSSQGPGMFESQKPDFASYTHLFGNFGPGRPGGVPAPPRSPFDNGTSAATPVAAGVAALMLSAFPGLSPEELREALLAGLVNTTGKAWDPGYGRGIVNAAASYSFLLRKP; translated from the coding sequence ATGGCCAAGATCAAGGTGCTGCTCGAAACCGAAGCGTCACACATCCAGCCCGAGGGGTTCGGTGCCTTTCGGGAAGCCGTGGCCTCCGAGACCTCGGCCCTCGACCAGGCCCTTCCCGACCTCGACCGGGTCGCCGGGCTCGGTGTCGAGCCGGGCGAGAACTTCGTGCCCGTCCCCATGTTCAGCACACCCCGGGAAGGAGGCGGGAGCCCCGAGCCGCTGGGCTCCCTGCGGGAGTTCGCTGTTCCGGAAACCAACCCCGACATCTCACCGACTTCGGTCGTGCTGCCGGTGGAAGTGGACCCCACCAAATTGGCGGAGCTGCGCGAGCGCGAAGGTGTCCGCGTATGGGCGAGCTCCCCGCTCCACCTCTACGAGGACGAGGGCAGCCCGGGCGAGCCGGACATGGCTGTCGAGGCGAACGCGTTCGACCTCGCTCGCTCGCGCACCGGCCTCGACTGCCGGCCGTTCCGCCCCGGCGCCACCCTCGACACCATCCGAGCCCTGCTGGGCGTCGCCCGGCCGTGGCAGGACGGCTTCCGAGGGCAGAACGTCGTCGTCGGCATCATCGACGAAGGCGTCAACGGGCAGGTCTATCCGGTCTCCGGCGGCTTCACCCGGCCGGGAGCGACCCTCCAGCCCGGGGCCGCCCCGATCACCAGCCACGGCTCGATGTGCGCCGCCGACGTCCTCGTCGCGGCACCCGCGGCCAGGTTGTACGACTACCCCTTCCTCGGGCAGCCCGACTCCGGCGGGGCTCTGACGATGTTCCAGGCGGTGCTGGAGCACCGTCGACTCGACGGCACGCCGCACCTGACGAACAACAGTTACGGGTTCACCGGCGTCCCGCGTCGTGAGCTGGCGCCCGGACACGAGATCTGGGACCTCGACCACCCGCTCCACCGCAAGGTGCGCGAGGTCGTGGCCTCCGGCGCGGCGGCGTTCTTCGCGGCGGGCAACTGCGGCGTTCAGTGCCCGAGCGGTGCCTGCGACCGCTCCGGCATCGGCCCCGGCCGCTCTGTCCACGCCTCCAACAGCCTTCTGGAGGTCATCACGGTCGCCGCGGTCAACAGCCAACAGGAGCGTGTCGGTTACTCCTCCCAGGGGCCCGGCATGTTCGAGTCGCAGAAGCCGGACTTCGCGTCGTACACGCACCTCTTCGGGAACTTCGGCCCGGGACGCCCCGGCGGAGTTCCGGCGCCCCCCAGGTCGCCTTTCGACAACGGAACGTCGGCGGCCACACCGGTTGCGGCAGGAGTCGCGGCCCTGATGCTCTCCGCGTTCCCCGGACTCAGCCCGGAGGAGCTGCGCGAGGCCCTGCTGGCCGGGCTGGTCAACACGACGGGCAAGGCCTGGGATCCGGGCTACGGGCGTGGGATCGTGAACGCCGCGGCATCGTACTCATTCCTGCTGCGGAAGCCCTGA
- a CDS encoding NUDIX domain-containing protein, producing MSPRPGIDAPDHRGRTGLDRAGRDLDRNPDVVIRDVELTSQGWHVLRRTTFDYRRRDGRWVTEQRETYDRGNGAVVLPYDPERRHVLLTRQFRYPAYVNGHPDGMLVEAAAGLLDADDPPAAVRRESAEELGVTLGPLTHVLDAFMSPGSVTERLHFFAAPYTPADRTGAGGGLEEDGEDIEVLELPFAEALAMTRDGRITDGKTILLLQWAALDGPFAPAAAH from the coding sequence GTGAGCCCACGCCCCGGTATCGACGCTCCCGACCACCGCGGTCGCACCGGCCTCGACCGCGCCGGACGCGACCTGGACCGGAACCCCGATGTCGTGATCCGCGACGTCGAGCTCACCTCCCAGGGGTGGCACGTCCTGCGACGCACCACCTTCGACTACCGCCGCCGCGACGGACGCTGGGTCACCGAGCAGCGCGAGACCTACGACCGTGGCAACGGCGCGGTCGTCCTGCCCTACGACCCCGAGCGCCGTCACGTCCTGCTCACCCGTCAGTTCCGCTACCCGGCCTACGTCAACGGCCACCCCGACGGCATGCTGGTCGAAGCCGCTGCGGGGCTGCTCGACGCGGACGACCCGCCGGCCGCCGTCCGACGCGAGAGTGCCGAGGAACTCGGCGTCACCCTCGGCCCGCTCACCCACGTCCTCGACGCCTTCATGAGCCCGGGTTCCGTCACCGAACGGCTCCACTTCTTCGCCGCCCCCTACACTCCGGCCGACCGGACCGGGGCCGGCGGCGGGCTCGAGGAAGACGGCGAAGACATCGAGGTCCTCGAACTGCCCTTCGCCGAAGCCCTCGCCATGACCCGCGACGGACGTATCACCGACGGCAAGACCATCCTGCTCCTGCAATGGGCAGCCTTGGACGGCCCTTTCGCCCCAGCCGCCGCCCACTGA
- a CDS encoding DeoR/GlpR family DNA-binding transcription regulator yields the protein MLAAERRDHLLDLLAREGKIIAKDVAATLGISEDSVRRDLRDLASEGLCQRVYGGALPASPAVADYRARQAVAPDGKRKVASVAAGLVRPGGALILDGGTTALAVVHALPRDLACTVITHSPTIAAALLDHPQAEVFLLGGRIFKHSAVACGAAAVEAAQNVSADLCFLGVTGVHPDAGLTTGDAEEAAMKRALAARAADTYVLASSEKIGTASRFRVLPWEEINGLITDATPHDPVIEQLTARGIEVIVAG from the coding sequence ATGCTGGCTGCCGAACGGCGCGACCACCTGCTGGATCTGCTCGCCCGCGAGGGCAAGATCATTGCCAAGGACGTCGCTGCCACGCTGGGTATCTCCGAGGACAGCGTGCGGCGCGACCTGCGCGATCTCGCGAGCGAGGGGCTGTGCCAGCGGGTCTACGGCGGGGCACTGCCCGCTTCACCGGCCGTTGCGGATTACCGCGCCCGGCAGGCCGTCGCCCCGGACGGGAAGCGGAAGGTCGCGTCGGTGGCTGCTGGGCTGGTGCGGCCGGGCGGCGCGCTGATCCTCGACGGCGGCACCACCGCCCTCGCTGTCGTCCACGCGCTCCCCCGGGACCTGGCCTGCACCGTGATCACTCACAGTCCGACGATCGCCGCCGCCCTCCTCGACCATCCGCAGGCGGAGGTCTTCCTGCTCGGTGGCCGCATCTTCAAGCACTCTGCGGTCGCCTGCGGTGCGGCCGCGGTCGAGGCCGCGCAGAACGTCTCCGCCGACCTCTGCTTCCTCGGCGTCACCGGTGTCCACCCGGACGCGGGCCTGACCACCGGCGACGCCGAGGAGGCCGCGATGAAGCGCGCCCTGGCCGCACGGGCCGCGGACACCTACGTCCTCGCCTCCTCCGAGAAGATCGGCACCGCTTCACGGTTCCGCGTCCTACCCTGGGAAGAGATCAACGGCCTGATCACCGACGCCACCCCGCACGACCCGGTGATCGAGCAGCTCACGGCGCGCGGCATCGAGGTCATCGTGGCCGGCTGA
- a CDS encoding DUF4406 domain-containing protein, giving the protein MTDKPMLILIAGPYRSGTDGDPQAMAANLARLEAAAWPIFAAGHLPVIGEWIALPVLRSAGSGPTDPLADQVLYPAAERLLAHCDAVLRLPGDSTGADQDVATARRRGLPVYHDVTQIPPRTPKEDA; this is encoded by the coding sequence ATGACCGACAAGCCCATGCTCATCCTCATCGCCGGGCCCTATCGCTCCGGCACCGACGGCGACCCGCAGGCCATGGCCGCCAACCTCGCCCGCCTCGAAGCCGCCGCGTGGCCGATCTTCGCCGCAGGCCACCTCCCCGTGATCGGGGAGTGGATCGCCCTGCCCGTCCTGCGCTCGGCCGGCTCCGGCCCCACCGACCCCCTTGCCGACCAGGTGCTGTACCCGGCCGCCGAGCGCCTGCTCGCCCACTGCGACGCCGTACTGCGGCTGCCGGGCGACTCCACCGGTGCCGACCAGGACGTCGCCACCGCTCGGCGCCGCGGCCTGCCCGTCTACCACGACGTCACACAGATCCCGCCCCGCACCCCGAAGGAGGACGCGTGA